The genomic stretch TTGCTTGCACGTGTCAGTTTGTTTACGGGAAATTGGGCTGATGCAGAAAAATATTCAACGGAAGTAATTGGCAATGGCAAATATTCCTTAGCGCCCATCGGCAAAGTATTTTACGACGGCAGCAGCGAAACCATTTTAGGCATCAGCTCTTTGTATGGTTATGCACAAATTGCTACGCAAACGCTTCCCTCGAAAAGTAAATCTTGTGTTTATGCCGTAATGGACTCTGGTACAAATAATTTGGTTAGTGCTTTCAGCAGCAATGATTTGAGAACAAAAAATTATATCTCTTATCAAAAAAACGGCAGCAGCGATTCCATATATATCGATTATAAATACAAAATAAACGGAAGCGTGCAGGCTACAGATGGTCATACGGAATCGACAGTTGTGCTAAGGCTTGCAGAGCAATATTTAATAAGAGCGGAAGCGGAAGCAAGAGAAGGTAAATTGTCTGCCGCCATCGCAGACATAAATGTTGTCCGTCAAAGAGCGCAGGCAACACCATTATCCAATTCAAGCAACAGTGCAGAAGTAATCAATGATGTTATCAATGAACGGCGTTTGGAATTGTGCTTTGAATGGGCTGACAGGTGGTTCACACTCAAGCGCACAGGTATTGTGGACGCCGTAATATCTGCTGTCAAATCGGAATACTGGAAATCTTATGCGAAATTATATCCTATTCCTTTAAAAGAGTTACAAAAAAATCCTTCGCTGACACAAAACGACGGATATGACGGAGTTAATTAAAAAAGTCATTTAAACGAAAGAGGCTGTCATTAAGGATAGTCTCTTTTTGTTTTACGCTAATTTCATTACCGTTAATTTTGTTTATCGCAAAAACAAAACATTATGGAATTAGGTATCAGTATGTTTGCCGACCTTGCATTGAATAAAGAAACGGGCACAAGGAAGCCTGCACAGGAACGTTTACAGGAATTGCTCGAAGAAATAAAGTTAGCGGACGAAGTAGGTTTGGACGTATTCGGCATCGGCGAGCATCATCGTCCCGATTTTGCGGTGTCTGCTCCTGAAATAATTATTGCCGCAGCATCTGTTGTTACCAAAAACATTAAACTTGGAAGCGCCGTAACGGTGCTGAGCTCCGCCGATCCGGTACGTGTTTATCAGAATTTTGCAACGGCAGATTTAATTTCAAACGGTCGTGTGGAAATTGTTGCGGGCAGAGGGAGTTTTATTGAATCGTTTCCTTTGTTCGGTTACGATTTGGAAGATTATGATGCTCTGTTTGAAGAAAAACTGAACCTGCTTTTGCAAATCAATCAACAGGAAGAAATTACTTGGTCAGGAAAATTTCGTGCGCCGTTGTACAAACAAAAAGTATTGCCGCGAGCAAAAAATAATGCGCTGGATATTTGGATTGCTGTTGGCGGAACGCCCCAATCTGTGGTACGTGCAGCGCGATTAGGTTTACCGTTGATGGTGGCAATTATCGGCGGCTATCCTGCACAGTTTAATCCGTTAATTCGTTTGTATAAAGATGAATATCAAAAGAGCGGACACGATGTGCATAAAATGCGTATCGGTGTACACTCGCATACTTTTATTGGCGAGGACAGCAAGCAAGCTGCTGATTATTTATTTCCCGGTTACGCTGCGCAAATGGATGCTGTTGGGCGCGACAGAGGTTGGACGCCATACACGCGTGCCCAGTATGATAAAGGCAGAAGTTTTGAAGGCGCATTGCTCGTGGGCGATGTTTCGGAAGTAACCGAAAAAATAATTTATCAATGCGAAATGTTTGGCTTGACGCGTTTTGTAGCACACATGGACATTGGCGGACCGGAACATAAACAACTGATGAAATCAATAGAATTATTCGGGACAAAAGTTGCACCGGAAGTACGAAAAGCATTGAAGAAATCTGAACCAAAATCCTGATTTTCTGTGTAACTTTACACAATGCCTTTTAAGTTTCTCAGACGGCTTACACGCAGTATTCTACTTGTTCCTACCATTTTGTTGGCGCTGCTGTTTATTGCGAGTTGCATTGCGTCCGAGCTCAATCCGAAAAGCTGGTCGTTCGTAGGTTTTCTTGGTTTGTTGTTGCCGTATTTGATATTGTTGTTGGTATTTGCATTTATCTTTTGGCTGCTCGCAAAACCGTCTTTCTCGTTCATTCCTTTGCTCGCACTGATGATTGGCTGGCGACAGATTTCGGTGGTATTTTCTTATCATGTTTTCAACTCGTTTCATACCGGAGAAAAAGCTGCAAATTCGATTCGTATTGTAAGCTGGAACGTAGGCAGCATGTATGGCTTGAGCGATAATAAAAATAATAAAAAACACGACCGGAAAGAAATTGCCAATACTATTCTTGGCTTACAGCCCGATATTATTTGCCTGCAGGAATTCAGCAATTCCGAAACGCAGGGAAAAGAAGCAGATAATATTGCACTGTTTTCAAAAGATTATCCTCATCATTTTTACTCAAAAGATTTGAATAAAAGAAATGGTTATTATCAATCGGGCAGCATTATTTTTTCAAAATTTCCAATGATTGATTCCGCTAAAATCAACTATCCCAAAGGTATTTCCGAGAGCTTTATTTATGCAGATATTTTGTTTAATAAAGATACGCTTCGTGTATTCAATGTTCATTTACAATCTTACAAATTTTCGCAGCAGGATTATGAAGATATTGCCGCCATTAAACAGCAATCCGATTCTACCATAAAGGCTTCCATCAGCATTATGAATAAGATGCAGCTTGCTTATGCGCGGCGCGGCATTCAGGCCGATGAAATACGCACATACAGCGACAGTACAAAGTTCAAAAGCATTATCTGCGGCGACTTTAACGATGTGCCGGGTTCGTATGCGTACTTTAAGAT from Arachidicoccus sp. BS20 encodes the following:
- a CDS encoding RagB/SusD family nutrient uptake outer membrane protein, producing the protein MEKIISNNLSSKTIKILPIISAIVFLISATSCNKLLDTAPKYILTPEKIFSNNDSANYALAGLYGSMGDGATNSYQQAFLLDVPVASSFSADEAYPALGLANSYSHDYSNMYTYSMLPGSNFTVSNYYWEGFYNFIYQANSIIEGIQGSTGMTVPYKNQYMGEALFWRAYYYYYLVNFYGPVPLITTSDYEISSKIARTDTSAIYQQIVSDLTTADSLMSDDISANEVYRVTRSAVRSLLARVSLFTGNWADAEKYSTEVIGNGKYSLAPIGKVFYDGSSETILGISSLYGYAQIATQTLPSKSKSCVYAVMDSGTNNLVSAFSSNDLRTKNYISYQKNGSSDSIYIDYKYKINGSVQATDGHTESTVVLRLAEQYLIRAEAEAREGKLSAAIADINVVRQRAQATPLSNSSNSAEVINDVINERRLELCFEWADRWFTLKRTGIVDAVISAVKSEYWKSYAKLYPIPLKELQKNPSLTQNDGYDGVN
- a CDS encoding LLM class flavin-dependent oxidoreductase, translated to MELGISMFADLALNKETGTRKPAQERLQELLEEIKLADEVGLDVFGIGEHHRPDFAVSAPEIIIAAASVVTKNIKLGSAVTVLSSADPVRVYQNFATADLISNGRVEIVAGRGSFIESFPLFGYDLEDYDALFEEKLNLLLQINQQEEITWSGKFRAPLYKQKVLPRAKNNALDIWIAVGGTPQSVVRAARLGLPLMVAIIGGYPAQFNPLIRLYKDEYQKSGHDVHKMRIGVHSHTFIGEDSKQAADYLFPGYAAQMDAVGRDRGWTPYTRAQYDKGRSFEGALLVGDVSEVTEKIIYQCEMFGLTRFVAHMDIGGPEHKQLMKSIELFGTKVAPEVRKALKKSEPKS
- a CDS encoding endonuclease/exonuclease/phosphatase family protein encodes the protein MPFKFLRRLTRSILLVPTILLALLFIASCIASELNPKSWSFVGFLGLLLPYLILLLVFAFIFWLLAKPSFSFIPLLALMIGWRQISVVFSYHVFNSFHTGEKAANSIRIVSWNVGSMYGLSDNKNNKKHDRKEIANTILGLQPDIICLQEFSNSETQGKEADNIALFSKDYPHHFYSKDLNKRNGYYQSGSIIFSKFPMIDSAKINYPKGISESFIYADILFNKDTLRVFNVHLQSYKFSQQDYEDIAAIKQQSDSTIKASISIMNKMQLAYARRGIQADEIRTYSDSTKFKSIICGDFNDVPGSYAYFKIRGNRQDAFLKKSWGVGRTYYSIAPTLRIDYILSDKNFSVNQFDIVDEDLSDHLMLVSDVQLH